The following is a genomic window from Anopheles aquasalis chromosome 3, idAnoAquaMG_Q_19, whole genome shotgun sequence.
TGTCCATCAGGTTGTTTGATTTTACAAAGTTCACCGACGCTTTCGGGAGTGTGCGGCTATCGTCGACGCATTTGCCGGGCCGTGGTTCCGGGACGGCACTCTGCGGCACCTGTAGCCAGTTGGAGTGAATGTCTCGCTGTGCTTTGAACGGGCCTTCGAACGCTTCCAGAATGTCCTGGACGGAGAAGGCACAAACGGCCGAACCACCGATCGCATTCTCTGGCGTTGTCATGATGGCGTAGATGATCTGGTTCCGGTCACCACCGTACGTTCCATTGATCGCTTTCGTTGTAGCCTCTGTTttaggagagagggagagatgaaTTTTAAAAGAATGTCCCATAAAAGCCACTCCTAGCATCACCGGTACTTACGCAACTCATCAAAGTAGAACGGATACTCGCCCGGGATCGAGCAGTTGAGGCGCGCCTTCAGGTACGAAGTCCACCGATCCTGGAACGGATACGGTCCTCCCTTGTCGTTCTTGCAAACGCGTGCCACGCGCGAATAGATCGCCTTCCCACAGTTCATGTACTCGATCGCGACCTCACGGAAGAAAAACATCACGTACCCGTTGTGCTCGATCGCACTCACGAACGCGGGCTGGTTAAGCTGCTTGCTATCGTAGTGCTCGGTCCGTTGTGTCTCCCTGTAGATCAGCGCGTCCGCACCGGAAAAatcggccaccgtcgccgaGTACAGTTGACCATCGCTCGTGTACACGTAGGTGCTGTTGTGCTGCGGATTGTAAGGGCAGCGTCCCTGCGCTTCCTGTTCGTTGTTATCGTACACGATCGTCCCATTGCTTGGCAGTACGTTGTAGTACCGGCACAGTGGTTTATAAGAGTTCGTTCCACAAACCATCAACCGATTCGGAGCAACGCGCGCAAACACTCGGATGTAGTTTTGGCAGTCCGGCTCCTGTTTACCTTTCAGGATGCACAGTTCCCGGTGAGCGTCGGATGAAGGCCACACGATACGCTGGCCCGCAAGCTCCACCAACTGTTCGATGGAAATGTTGTAGACCGCATTTCGTGCCCCGATCAGTAGCGTGTGTTCGTTCTGATCGAGCAGCTTGAAGTGATCGCTACTGTTACCGAAGAACGACGGAACGGTGGCATCTGTAagtggggagagagaaaagggaaaattgcGTTAGATTGACCATCAAAATAGCTGCTTTTAGCGCCACCATCTAGAGCTAGAAGAATCCTCAAAATTGAATGTTCCCCGTGgatatttgaaattgaattcaattcgctcgcgctcgttcgctcgcaacaCCATTATAGCTTTCATTTCAATATTTGACATTCTACCATAAAAAGGAGGAGCGTTGGCCTAGCTTTACGAAAATCTGGCCCCTCGGCAGGCCGATCGTTACCGTAAGCTTGACGGCATGATTGTCGTTCGAATCaatgaaatattaatattcatcGAAtcaggtttttttctttccttttcccctctcGTTGGTTACTTGGTTACACGGTCGTCTATTTGGCGATGACGGGTGATTAGTATTCCAAGACGCTTTCTTTCGGTATCGGTGAACGTTGACGAACAGGGCCACCTAGTAGCCGTGATCGCGACAAGATCGAGTCGAAGCTGATTCGATAGTGGAGTCGCCGCATCATTCAGGCCAATGTCGATCGGTAGATCGAAAGCTAAGGGTTGACATTTCGACAAACGGAGAGCCACTTCACGGCGGAGGAGAATGCGATTCGTAGATAAGATATATGGCACCGTGTGGCCATAGCTTCGGTCTGTGcttctttcttccatttcaCCTTTCGCGTCTATGCTTGAAGGCAGTACACATGTACACATACAGACACCCATCATACATAAACCTACGGCTACGCGACGCTTAGACTAATGGGTCATCGAAGCTTGGTTACCGAGACCTAGGTGAAAGTCGAAAGGAGAGTCCAGCAGCGAGTCCGCCACACTAACCGACACCCGGCACACCCGTACTACTAGCGGCTATGCTAAGCAGCATCCAGGGTGGCGCACTCGCTGTCACGTGACCCACTTCCCGGGAGATGCGATGCCACCACCGATTGGGAGTTGTCTCCGATTCCCGCTTCCACAATTCCGTGTTTTCGATTATCATTTTTCGGTCGACAATGTGCATACCACGCTGCCAGGGATaggcagagagacagatagatAGATAGCTAGATAGAGAGAGGCAGAGTGCTGCTACATCATAGCCAGTGATAGCCATCTCGAGCTAGTTCGTTTACGCGATGCGCACGATCGTCGTCCATTCCGAAGCGCAGCGCATTTCaaattcatcatcagcacagacgatgctgctgctgctggcgagagCTCCGAGGAACGAAGAACAGTTACAAACGCAGACCAAACAGAACGCAACACACGCTAATGAGGCCAACGTcagggaagcagcagcatcagcggtaGCATCAGGTTAGATGATCCTCGGCAAGATCTCTCGTGTGACCGAGTGATCATAAAGTTGCATCACGGTTGTCTGCACGTTAGCATATCACACAGGCGCGCGCGAGGAGGTTACTGCCGCTTCACTAGACCGTTGCTGATGATTCGTGTTCAAGCGAAAGAACTTCGTGATGAGATGCCATGTTGCACCATCGTGTCGTGacaccagcgacgacgacgacgacgacgacgtcgataCCGTCATCCCGTCAAGTGCTGACTTCCTATTGCAAAATGAGCATTGCATTGAAGGTCTTATCGAACTCGACCTCTTATCTCTTCGTCTTCGGAAGGGTTCGGAGGTACTCTCGCGCGTCCAATCTGTTTGTCCAAGATTTATTTACCTTTCGCACCTGTTACCTTCCTTCTTGGACGGCACTACGGTAACCCCCGTGCGTTCAAGAGCGCATatacgtgtgcatgtgtgaggTGAAGTTTAAACAAACTAGACAAACAGCACGGAGGTCCAAGAGGCAATGACCGCAATCTTCACCGAACCTACCGAACTGCCCTTCTCCCTCGTcccaaaacaacaatcagTCACGGGTGATCTCGTCTCGATCCCGATCCCCCTTTCGTCACTGGTTTGGGTGTTCGGACACTGCAAACTGAAACCCTTTCCCGCGCGCATGAGGTGTAGAGAGAGATTGGTTTATGGGCCCGTAAACTCGCTTCCAAGCACGTACGAGACGCACAGAAATAGCGCGAAAGTCTTCGGGCGATCCTCCAAATGTTCAGCTGTGAGCGGTACCGATGCAAAAACAACGATCTCATCGGATCGCTAGTAAGAAGTGTGTGCTCGAGATCGCGCCACAAGCACCCTTtacccaccagcagcagcagatcgtgtTAGGAAAGACGCAGCGATATGGTGTCATTGTGCGTGAGCCGAATTGACACTTCACTTTGCTCAGAAcgatcgccgccatcgccgttaAATTGCACAACCGTCGGTCACACTCCAAatgtatgcgtgtgtctgggtgttTGCACCGTGTGCTAGATATTACTCGATCATAAAAAACCACGATCCAAACACATCCACCCTTCCCTAGGGGTCTCCTGGCGAAAGAACCAGAGAAGCACACACGCCCATGCTATGCTGCGCCACTTTTGCTACAGTTCTCCTGCAGttctcccgatcccgatcTCCGTGGTGATGCATAAACAAACTGAGGCAAACGGTCTGGTGTGCTGCGTTATGCTACGCCCCATTGGAGGAGAACGCAGCATGCCAGCACCAGGAAGGGCCCACGGAAAGGTGTCTTTTCGCTTTGCTACCCCCCTTTTTAATAGCTTCATCTCGCTGACCGAGGCCACTGCTCTCCATCTTACATCTTGCAGCCCTCAATTCGGTCAATGTTTTGACAGATTAAATATCAGCGATCGCCCAGCCGTCGGTGCTAATAATGGGGCGCTTGGCGTCCAACCTCATGCTACACAAATCACGATTCCGTTTCGACGATGCTGAGACCAAGTTTTGTGTCTTTGGAGCTAATTAAAATACGAAACCAGACCTGGGCCGCAGCCACCGCCAGCTGTGATGGACGAATGTGTCAATATTGAAAAGTTGCAGAGGCAGCCGCTCAAGAGCAATCGTAGTAAACCGGGCAGTTTTGTAGTAGACAATCGGAAAAGAAAGTGACATTTGACGTGACGGGCCACGAGGACGCAAATTCCATTCTGTCGCGTTTGAAAGCCGCTTCGGAGGACCCATTCGAGGCAAATTATATGCACCGGCAAACGATGCAAAGGAGTGAAAGCAGAGCGAAAGCGCCGGATAATAAGCGCGGAGTAAATCGATCGCGGTGTGTCATCACAACGTCATTGTCATACGACCGATGTTTTTGTGATGGCCGCTGGAGGAGGGTTCAAGTTCACCGTTAGGTTAGCCACCGCTGCCCTGGAGCACGACGAATAAAGGAGAATGGCCTAGCACTGGTTAATGTGACGCATGACGACGGCTCGTCGTTCGTGTGATTTAATGTTGTCACGTAAACGAAATTAAAGCTACCGCTACACTAATTactcctccctctcttcccaGTGTGCCCATTAGGCGGTGTGGGGTCTAAAAACATGACTTCTCCCTCGTCAGAAGCAAGCAAGGTATAAGCTCGAGGTCGTCACAATATCAAtacaaattaaaacattatAATAAGCGACCCCTCCGGTAATTCCGGTCACATGGCAAGAACCTTCCTTCCTACCGAGGAagtaaaataaagaaaaacgaagagaagTCGAGGACGGAGAACCGTTTTATGGGCAACCACCGGGGGTGGGGACGCTTGTAAACCTCTTGACACGGAAATCAATTTCTGTGCGAGACAgttctgcccccccccccccccccccccgtctgtctgcctggtgtggtggtggtgcaggtttCTCGTCCCAACTAATGTCTCCGACATTCGATACTTTTGACTTCCGAACCAGGTATACACCACAGGGCCCCCCCTGGTTCTCGCTGACCCTCAAAAAGGTGGAGATCCATCCGTAGCTAATACGTTTTGACGCCAATTAATTAGAAATGAATGGAAACCGAACCGGAGGAGCGAACATCGGAGGTGCAGGATACTGTTACCATTCGTCTCCCCACTGCCCCGGAGGATTGTGGCAATAAATTGTCCAGCGACTGGGCGCACTTACCGTATGGGATGCGTATCTTGCTCTGAACATCTGGTACCCAACATTCGACGTTCACGATGCACTGGGTAGCGATGGTGAGTAGCGCCAGGAGCAGTGACATCAACGCCATCATGCTGCtgtgcaccgtcgtcgtcgtcaggtgCATCGCCTTCGATGCCATCTGTGTTTTTCTACTGCTGTTTCTGTGTGCCATCTCTTTCTTCTGGAGCATAGGTATATATCTTGTGAGGGCAGGGCACTTGTGTTGCTTCTCGGCCGCGGGATCTAGTTTTAATAGGTAGTCGAGTTGCGTTGATGCTGTCCCAATAGAGGACCCTTCTTTCCCTTTACTTCTGTTGCGGTTGCACAGCACTTCCTTGTTTTcttgcagccgcagcaacagcagcagccgttgcaGGTTACTGTAAGGTTTCTTCTACAAAACCCGTCACAAAGCTGTCAGCAACCGATGTTCGATCATTAATtacgatcgcagcagcaccagagcaaGATGATCGGCTAGTCGATCCGATCGCTAAACACGCTCACTGCTGACTGCCTCCTTAACCTCCTCGCTGGCGACATGGCGGCGCAATGGGGGCTGAATCTGAAAcggaattgaagaaaaaaaaaattgggaaACAACGATTTAGTAAAATGTCGATTAGAAACGGTGCTCTAGGGGGTGTTAAGCGGTGTCCGCAAAAGGTTGTACTCTGCAGAGTtattgcttctgttgctgctccgtgctgctgctccatggtttcgttttcatttgtaGAACGTTGTACGTACGTATAAAACAAGGGCAGGGTAACAAGCAGACTGTGGAATGTGGAACCATTATTTGAGCCTATTGTCGGCCCCCGTTGGTCGGTGGCAGTCTGCCTGTCAGATCGAGCAAATCGGCCCACTCTTCTGGGTTTCCAAAACGAAATAAATCTGTGCCTCAGTGTCGGTGGTTGATTGGGGATTGGGACCACCGTTTGTATCGGCTACTCAGCACCGCATCGCCACCAGCAGGTTAGTAGCACGCTAGCTGACAGTGACAAGCGGAAGCACTAGCTAgcatgccaccagcaccaccgagagcaCAACCGAGAAGTTTAGGAGTTTGGTTTTAATGGACTGGGCGATTCCAATCGCAGGtcacaacacgacgacgacgctcatGAATGACAAAACATGACCGAATGAATCtcgtgttccgtggtggtaGTTCGTTTTGTCCATACATGGAAGTTGGAGCGCGGTTTCGATCAAGTCTCGATCTTTTCGGACCGGGGCCCCGTATAGTAAGCCGATTAGATGGCATCGTGCAGATCATAAACTACAACTACAGCCTCCAAGCCTGTCTACCACCGTGCACAATACATACTTAAGGAGCCACTGAGTGTGCGCCATACAGTGGCGGGAAGGCGGGATACGGATCGTGTGCATTACCGGGATCGAATTGAATCGATCGGAGAGCTCTCGTTCGGAAATGGCGCAAGTAACTGTACCCCTATCGCACTGATGCAGACACCACTCACCGCCTGGAATCATTAAAATCCGGACgatcaatcaaatcgatcggtggttcTACGGGGCACGAGCGGGCATTAGCGGGCAGTGGCTGCGCTCGAAAGGGCGTAATTGAAAGGCGCGTAATGTACCAAATctatttttttcggggggggggggggggggggggggagttgcGAGTGGCCCCAAAAGGTTCCACTTATCAGACCACGGGATGAGTGGAAAACGTTGCGATCTCGAGATGACTCAAGCCATGACTCTAAGGGCACTAATTACCGTCACTGAACTCCTAGATTGTGCCGCATCGAGTGCAAAAAACAGAGGCCTTCTCTTCCATCTAGTGACCATCCGCCACCAAGCGCATTGCGGTGTGAAAGTCGACCCGGGGAGaagatgaaggagaagaaccGCACTCACCCAGCACCCACATAATGCGTATGCGCCACGCCACCTTCGCTTCCGGCCACAAAGTCCGCCCCCAAAAATGGGGCCACCACTGCCTGACACACACTGACCCATACGTACCATTccccccgatcgatcgatgtagGTCACCGTCACCTTTTCAAAGGTGCGGCAAAAAGCACTCCGTCTAACGGATCGCCTGTTTGAAGGTTATGGCGTTTACTGCCGGTGTCACGTTGGAGAAAACACTTAGAACGCACACGTCCCGTTGTAATCACGGTCAGCAGGTCAGCAGCGGGGTTTGCTTTGCTGCCGCTGAATCGATTACAAACTGCAACCCCGCTAATGGTCTCCGTTTGACATTTGGCCACACCAAGCAGGCTATACGACAAGTTTGTAAGGTGAAGTTCATGGGCCCGTGGAGTGGATGCGGAGTTTGTGTAAGGATTCACTTCATGTtcttcgtggcgtggcgtgcgaTTCCCCTCTGTTCTCGCTGTTTACCCTTTTCTCGGCTTAAGGAACCGAGATTCACGTTTCAGAGCCACAAGAGTGAGCGCGTGTCTCACGTGTACAGAGTAGGCACTGGCCATGCTGCTCCGTTGCTAACAAGTCACCCCCACCGGCTTGCTGGGATGTTTTTCTGTAGAAGTAAAAACagcatccacatcatcataACCTCAAAATGCCAGCTTCAGAAAACTAATGTGGTGCCGTTTTCAACCCTTCAGCTCATCACAAGAAGGTACTTCCGGCGTCCGGCGTCGGTTTATGATGTGTTTTCTTAACGAAGTAAGTAATTAGCCACCATTCGATGATAATACGGGAAAGCACTTCAAAGACGCACACTCTGGGACCTGTGTTCTAGCAGTGTGTTGATTGTTCTGACACACAGTAACACCCTCCGATGGCACAACGCCCGGTACCGGgttgtgtttgatttaaaGTCCCGATGACACCGAACCCCTCTGTGTCTATCATTTTCTCCGTCTCTTTCTTCCCTTGCCGTGTCCCACGGTTGCACCGCCGATACGCTTCACTCAGCGCAACCCCTCTCTATACCGGTCGTGGCTGCTGAAGAAGGGTGCATGTTAATTAGAATGTTAAATTGGGTATTAGCATGCATGGTGCATGAAACGAAAGTAGAGGGTAGGAAGGGATTACAAACGCACCCCCCTTTCGTGGACCGAAGCCGACAGTGCGTGTCTGGTGGGACCCCACGGagcagacgacgacgcttCTAGGGGTTGACCGACCGGCTGCCATCCATCTTACTCCCGAGGGTTGCAGTGCAAGTGTGTAAAGGGGTTAGAACCGTCGATgggtcgctggtggtgctgggtccgcactttttgttgtttctctgTTCCTTCATCAAGACCCCTGATGCCTCCACGTAAATGCATTAGTACGCTTCGACGAAGAACCTGGAACCCTTTCTTTTATATGCTCCCTTGACGCAGAGAGTCGCTCTCGCAAAAGGAAATGCGCAAAACGGATGGCATCGTTTGGatttatgttgttgctgtgtgccAGCATGGCCATTGCTGCATTACTACGCCAGCAGGTCATCATATGATGGCTGGATGCAGCTACATCACGTCAGCAATCTAACGGATGGCGATTGCGCCTTTATATTACCAGTACTTAAGACAAGCGATGAAGCGATTGTATTTGTGCTTCAAACCTTCCACGCTCTGCACCTAAAACAACTACTTTCCTGGGACAACTAAAACCACTTACACTCACAGTAAACATCCCACCAGACGAAGCGATTACGTTAGCGGATGTAACCGAGTCGAAAGGCACTATCTACGTGCCAGCACTGATGATTACGACTCGCTTCACCTCGCGCAAAACTATTAAACCAGCAAAAGCATCAAAAATGCAACATGAACGCCACAGAGCTGTAGCCGTTTTTGGCTGCATCGTAATGAGCCCCGAACCGATGGCAAGTTCGTTGAGCTCCATCTTCCGTCCTGGTGGCACGCTGGATCGCGGGAGAAATCTATTATTTGGacaaatttcatttgaatatttgcgTTTAATGCGATCCTCCCGTGGAGCGGTTTAAAGGCCCATTGGGTGAAGAAGCATTAGAAAACAATCGTCGACAAAACACGCCACGGGATCTCACGCAACTACAATTTGGAGAACACACGTCTCtgcctctccctctttctttgTCTTTTGGTCCGCAATcgacgcacggacgcacggcAGCCATTACTTTCACCGTTAGAGCAACATATCATCGGCACTCTTTTATCATAATGCTCTCCACCTTTCCACCCGTGGCACACGCAccgtttggaaaatggaagccaATGCTACGTCCGCTTTCGTCTAATGAACTGCCGCTCGGGCGGTGGGTGCAACGAATGGCggttgcttcgcttcgttgtTTGCCGCGGAGCGAAATCACAGGTTCAATGGCTGCACCACATGCACCTTGAATTTATGCGTCACTCTAGGGACCTCAACCTCAGTGTAGAGAGCGGGAGCTGGAGAGCGCCGTAATTGCTACTTCAAAATTACAATCCATTTTCGGTAGAACTCAAAACACGCTTGTACTGGTTGTGATGATGCGTGAAATGATGGCTCCATGACGACCAACACCAAACACGGAACGAGGAAATACATCAAACAGCTTCTACGTCAGCATATCGATGCTTTGCGGCCACTTTTGGAACGTAAAGCCGGTGCGCgagaccaaaaacaaaaaagaatacaGATCAGGAACGAATCGTTAACCGTTTAGAAGCACATTACATTAATAATACGCCCAGCCACCCCTGCCGGAATGAGGCCAGTGTCGGGCTTCAAAGCAACGCAAGACACAAATCACGCTCGATTCCGACATTTTCAAAGATGAAGACCACCTTCcaccaaaacgaaaaaaattgcaccaaaaaggaaaccccccaaaaagaagcTCTCGAAACATTTCAGTCAGAAcgcgacctctctctctcgcttgggCGGAAAGGTgaagcacattttttttttgcttcatgaGATTTATGATGATGACCGGCTACTAGACTAAGCCACCGCGAGGATCGGCAGCGAACCGGGGATGTCTTTGAAACATTTGATTGAATTCCGCGGCCACGCTGCCTCCGATCGCGTCGATCTCGCGACGGGGAATGCATGATCTTTCCGGCGCTCAAGCAATACCATTCGTACCGACATTCCACCGCAGCCACTGCCGGTGTCGGAACGTCGAAGCAACATAAACTAGACCGGAACCAAGGTATATTGCTCCGACGGAAACGTCACGTTcggctagctggttggctgcctGGAGGCGAATATTGGGGACGGAGCGACAGCAAACTCAAtttgccaacaacaaaaaaaaaccacgccgTGTTTTACGCTGTTGCGCACACGCTTGTTCGACATTTAAACGTCACTCTTTTTCGGCAGACCAAACCAGAGGTGGTCCGGACCATCGAGGCCCCGGGTTTGGTCGATATAGACGGCCGGAGAATGCAAATCGACAGACCTCAAGGTGGAGAGGGGAGGGAATTTCGTTTTCGCGAAGAAGCGCAACAAGAAGCGCCTCTATAAATACCGAAAATGGAGACctgagagagtgagggagaggCAGGCATGGAGGATTTGGCTGCTCCACAAAATTTGGCCCGGTAACCTTTTCCCCTGGCGTGCGCGTTTATTTTCGAACCGAAAggagcgaagcaaaaaaaggaagcagtgaatgaaaccaaaaattCGACTTCCGATGCGCCACAGAACGGGCCGTCCGACGACGAGATGTGACAGTGAGAAATGGTGACCAGACGACAGGGCTCACGGCATGCTGCGGTTGACACAGTTGGCAGTtaatcaaaccaccaccagcaccaccccggAGGGACTGTTTCGATCGGTGACGATTACCCGGACGTGACGTCAATGCCACCGGAGGGATGCACTGGCCctgaaaaacacacattaaacgccgaatgcagcagcagcagcagcagcagcagcagtgtgtgcAGAGCATAATAGTGG
Proteins encoded in this region:
- the LOC126575587 gene encoding semaphorin-1A codes for the protein MLQKKEMAHRNSSRKTQMASKAMHLTTTTVHSSMMALMSLLLALLTIATQCIVNVECWVPDVQSKIRIPYDATVPSFFGNSSDHFKLLDQNEHTLLIGARNAVYNISIEQLVELAGQRIVWPSSDAHRELCILKGKQEPDCQNYIRVFARVAPNRLMVCGTNSYKPLCRYYNVLPSNGTIVYDNNEQEAQGRCPYNPQHNSTYVYTSDGQLYSATVADFSGADALIYRETQRTEHYDSKQLNQPAFVSAIEHNGYVMFFFREVAIEYMNCGKAIYSRVARVCKNDKGGPYPFQDRWTSYLKARLNCSIPGEYPFYFDELQATTKAINGTYGGDRNQIIYAIMTTPENAIGGSAVCAFSVQDILEAFEGPFKAQRDIHSNWLQVPQSAVPEPRPGKCVDDSRTLPKASVNFVKSNNLMDSAVRSLHSRPVFTRVSLYYRLSAIAVDPQVLALDGLRYDVIFVGTNDGKVIKFVNILSANTSDDVRTVVISETQAFPPGTKISELTISKRNSALIVIGAGKIVTLPLHTCHEHGFKTCRKCLDLQDPYCVWDDSNRECKTIEEVRSSGAPIDQFYQRLDGERIGEICRKYDHQEHQAVHPYEDNDVYTRVDGSGAVEKPDKSYDQRNVLIVHSNHGTVASVGPEDIDNEISMSSIEGDDLANRIINTHQYHSKTDTLVNEPTVQMASLNLVVYVPIAVIILLIGVAIGYALTRHSIIKKSLSGCEHRNQLSWHNGKSSLSMLSQNRTSGKDVNLLMNTSNQYHTQQQAIVQQLQQHHQNNCKDNIDFDYKDRSVECKNSTENLEKDISKGMGTLQKTRHLKTFKP